A genomic window from Chitinophaga pollutisoli includes:
- a CDS encoding AraC family transcriptional regulator, whose protein sequence is MKPVFTKIQEEAQMGVFAMREIDLPYFSTEFHFHKECQLVYVVESEGRRIIGDSVENFNSDELILLGPDIPHVWHNDNQYFDRNSYRHAKSVALFIQPEKLVSALSQFGLGRQAENLLKKSARGMKFSGQAKKSLKELLMQMTGQTPFAQLISFMRVLEILTRTREYELLASEGYVNTYQMKDNDRIDRVFKHVFENFKTDMQLDDVARMVNMNKQAFCRYFKGRTQKTFVQFVNEVRIGHACKLLAEGDLAISGLAYECGFNSLSNFNRFFREIKHMTPREYIRSLPD, encoded by the coding sequence ATGAAGCCAGTATTCACCAAGATCCAGGAAGAAGCGCAAATGGGTGTGTTTGCCATGCGCGAGATCGATCTTCCTTATTTTTCCACGGAGTTCCATTTCCATAAGGAATGCCAGCTGGTGTATGTAGTAGAAAGTGAAGGCCGGCGCATCATCGGCGACAGCGTTGAAAATTTCAACAGTGATGAACTGATTTTGCTGGGGCCGGATATTCCGCACGTCTGGCATAACGACAATCAATATTTCGACCGCAACAGTTACAGGCACGCCAAATCCGTGGCGCTTTTCATCCAGCCGGAAAAACTGGTGTCCGCGTTGTCGCAATTCGGATTGGGCAGGCAAGCGGAAAACCTGCTGAAGAAATCGGCGCGGGGGATGAAGTTTTCGGGGCAGGCGAAGAAATCGCTGAAAGAATTACTGATGCAGATGACCGGGCAAACGCCGTTCGCGCAGCTCATTTCCTTCATGCGCGTACTCGAAATCCTTACCCGCACGCGGGAATACGAGCTGCTCGCCAGCGAAGGATATGTGAATACCTACCAGATGAAGGATAACGACCGCATCGACAGGGTGTTTAAACATGTATTCGAAAATTTCAAAACGGATATGCAGCTCGACGACGTGGCCCGCATGGTGAATATGAACAAGCAGGCGTTCTGCCGGTATTTCAAGGGGCGGACACAGAAAACGTTCGTGCAGTTCGTCAACGAAGTGCGGATCGGCCACGCCTGCAAGCTCCTGGCCGAAGGTGACCTCGCGATATCCGGGCTGGCCTATGAATGCGGGTTCAACAGCCTGTCCAACTTCAACCGTTTTTTCCGGGAGATCAAACACATGACGCCGCGGGAATATATCCGTTCCCTGCCGGATTGA
- a CDS encoding substrate-binding domain-containing protein, with amino-acid sequence MKKKVSLKDIAQEAGVSTALVSYVMTNKEEKARVGREMARKIRKIAQKLNYQPNHLARSLKSGRSDTIGLIVADISNPFFGHIARTIEDEAKQHNYTVIFGSSDENVDKSGDLINALLNRQVDGLIVIPAEGSEQQIRRLKERHVPFVLMDRPFPDVDASSISINNAGAAYEAVKHLLLSGRRRVGMIAYKTGLHHIAERRSGYTQALSDYGLEKEKRIKLARYSHLRDDIRKAIDQLTGGKHPADALFFATNSLAIEGLRYISELGISVPEQLAVVSFDESEAFDLFHAPVTYIRQPIREMGKAAVRLLLEQIRDGDKPTEAICLDAELIVRQSTAKK; translated from the coding sequence ATGAAGAAGAAAGTCTCGCTCAAGGACATTGCGCAGGAGGCCGGGGTATCCACGGCGCTCGTCTCCTACGTTATGACCAATAAGGAAGAGAAAGCCAGGGTGGGACGAGAAATGGCGCGCAAGATCCGCAAGATCGCGCAGAAACTCAATTATCAGCCCAATCACCTTGCCCGCAGCCTGAAAAGCGGCCGGTCGGATACCATCGGGCTGATCGTGGCCGACATTTCCAACCCCTTCTTCGGCCACATCGCCCGCACCATCGAAGATGAGGCCAAACAACACAACTACACCGTCATCTTCGGCAGTTCGGATGAGAACGTGGACAAATCCGGCGACCTGATCAACGCTTTGCTAAACCGGCAGGTCGATGGGCTGATCGTGATCCCGGCGGAAGGATCCGAACAACAAATCCGCCGGCTCAAAGAGCGGCATGTTCCGTTCGTGCTCATGGACCGCCCTTTCCCCGACGTAGACGCCAGCAGCATCAGCATCAACAACGCCGGGGCGGCTTACGAAGCTGTAAAACACCTGCTGCTTTCAGGCAGGAGGCGCGTTGGCATGATCGCCTACAAAACCGGGCTGCACCATATTGCGGAGCGCCGCAGTGGTTACACGCAAGCCCTCAGCGATTACGGCCTTGAAAAAGAAAAACGGATCAAACTTGCGCGGTATTCCCACCTCCGCGACGATATCCGCAAAGCGATCGACCAGCTTACCGGCGGCAAACATCCCGCGGATGCGCTGTTCTTCGCCACCAACAGCCTTGCCATCGAAGGGCTGCGGTATATCAGCGAGCTGGGAATCAGCGTGCCGGAGCAACTGGCCGTGGTGAGCTTCGACGAAAGCGAAGCCTTCGATCTATTCCACGCGCCTGTTACCTACATCCGGCAACCGATCCGGGAAATGGGCAAAGCGGCCGTGCGCCTGCTGCTGGAACAGATCCGCGACGGCGACAAGCCTACGGAAGCCATTTGCCTCGATGCGGAACTGATAGTGCGGCAATCGACCGCGAAAAAGTAA
- a CDS encoding glycoside hydrolase family 172 protein, with amino-acid sequence MKTLLLLSFCACLALLSAAQQPFNGLDMNMGNLHRLSDAKTRSISPENFTGEPGKGGMATLEQGNARNAARDLGQGWKVNPYVHIEPGQTFTLAEINGSGAIQHIWMTPTGNWRYSILRFYWDDETTPSVEVPVGDFFGMGWGEYAQLSSLAVTVNPGSAFNCYWTMPFRKKCKITMENINTERMTLYYQVDYTLTQVPEDAAYFHAQFRRNNPVKDAEFTLADGIKGKGHYVGTYMAWGVNNNGWWGEGEIKFFMDGDNKFPTICGTGTEDYFCGSYNFDNKGKYQEFTTPYAGLHQVIRPDGLYKSQQRFGLYRWHIMDPVRFDKDLKITIQDLGWRSGGRYLPQQSDISSVVFWYQREPHAPFPKLQPKDQLEVN; translated from the coding sequence ATGAAAACACTGCTCCTTCTCTCCTTTTGCGCCTGCCTGGCACTTTTATCGGCAGCGCAACAGCCTTTCAACGGACTGGATATGAACATGGGCAACCTGCACCGCCTGTCCGACGCCAAAACCCGCTCCATTTCTCCTGAAAACTTCACCGGCGAGCCCGGCAAAGGCGGCATGGCCACGCTCGAACAGGGCAACGCCCGCAACGCCGCGCGCGACCTCGGCCAGGGCTGGAAAGTGAACCCCTACGTACACATCGAGCCCGGACAAACTTTCACCCTCGCCGAAATCAATGGCTCCGGCGCGATCCAGCACATCTGGATGACCCCTACCGGCAACTGGCGATATTCCATCCTCCGTTTTTATTGGGACGACGAAACCACGCCCAGCGTGGAAGTGCCCGTGGGAGATTTCTTCGGGATGGGCTGGGGAGAATATGCGCAACTCAGCTCGCTGGCGGTGACCGTGAATCCCGGCAGCGCCTTCAACTGCTACTGGACCATGCCCTTCCGCAAGAAGTGCAAAATCACCATGGAAAATATTAACACGGAAAGAATGACGCTGTATTACCAGGTTGACTATACGTTGACGCAGGTACCGGAAGACGCGGCCTACTTTCATGCGCAATTCCGCCGCAACAATCCCGTGAAAGACGCTGAATTCACGCTGGCAGACGGAATTAAAGGGAAAGGGCACTACGTAGGCACCTACATGGCCTGGGGCGTGAATAACAACGGCTGGTGGGGAGAGGGCGAGATTAAATTTTTCATGGACGGCGACAACAAGTTCCCGACCATTTGCGGCACCGGCACGGAAGATTACTTCTGCGGGTCTTACAACTTCGACAACAAAGGCAAATACCAGGAATTCACGACCCCATACGCGGGATTGCACCAGGTTATCCGTCCGGATGGATTGTATAAATCGCAGCAGCGCTTCGGGCTGTACCGCTGGCATATTATGGACCCGGTGCGCTTCGACAAGGATTTGAAAATTACCATCCAGGACCTGGGCTGGCGCAGTGGCGGGCGGTATCTCCCCCAGCAGTCGGACATCAGTTCGGTCGTGTTCTGGTACCAGCGCGAGCCGCATGCGCCATTCCCGAAGCTGCAGCCGAAAGACCAGCTGGAAGTGAATTGA
- a CDS encoding aldehyde dehydrogenase (NADP(+)) codes for MNNIGLQLIGNEWRGEGTPSFRAWAPQQQQWLPQEFRESTPDEISQAVTLAEEAFHVYKKTSARERAAFLKAIATGLESLGEGLLNTASEESGLPLARLQGERDRTTNQLRLFAGMIEEGSWVNARIDRGTPDIRQMQIPLGPVAVFGASNFPLAFSVAGGDTAAALAAGCPVICKAHPAHPHTSHLVAEVIRQAAQSTRMPEGVFSLLHGATADTGQRIAQHPLLRAIAFTGSFGGGKALYQTASQRPVPIPVYAEMGSVNPVFVLPEMLRVNAEAFAAQYLQSLTLGVGQFCTNPGVLVVAGDAGPLMAALQQGIAQLKAGVMLTPGILSAYQSGLQRMAGQGALPVGKAPEETGKAAPVVMHTVFSNVIGNPAILHEVFGPAGLVVQCSNTDELHAFAASLEGQLTATIHGTPADLEAHAGLVDVLREKAGRLLVNGFPTGVAVNHAMVHGGPWPAATPAAGTSVGTGSIYRFTRPVCFQDFPEGLLPEALRNENPLRIWRLANGDWSREALS; via the coding sequence ATGAATAATATTGGATTACAGTTGATAGGAAACGAATGGCGGGGTGAAGGCACCCCAAGCTTCCGCGCCTGGGCCCCCCAGCAACAGCAATGGCTGCCGCAGGAATTCCGGGAAAGCACACCGGATGAGATCAGCCAGGCGGTAACGCTGGCGGAGGAAGCGTTTCATGTTTACAAGAAAACCTCCGCCCGGGAGCGCGCCGCTTTCCTGAAGGCCATCGCCACCGGGCTGGAATCCCTCGGAGAAGGGCTCCTGAACACTGCATCAGAAGAAAGCGGCCTGCCGCTGGCGAGGCTGCAGGGCGAGCGCGACCGCACCACCAATCAGTTGCGGCTTTTCGCGGGCATGATCGAAGAGGGTTCGTGGGTCAATGCCCGCATCGACCGTGGCACGCCCGATATCCGGCAGATGCAGATCCCGCTTGGGCCGGTGGCCGTTTTCGGGGCGAGCAACTTCCCGCTGGCATTTTCCGTTGCCGGCGGCGATACCGCGGCAGCACTGGCCGCCGGCTGTCCCGTGATCTGCAAAGCCCATCCCGCACACCCGCACACCTCACACCTCGTGGCAGAAGTGATCCGCCAGGCTGCGCAATCCACCCGTATGCCCGAAGGCGTTTTCAGCCTGCTGCATGGCGCTACGGCAGACACCGGGCAGCGTATCGCGCAACATCCCCTGCTCCGCGCCATCGCGTTCACTGGGTCTTTCGGCGGCGGGAAAGCGCTTTACCAGACCGCTTCGCAACGGCCCGTGCCCATTCCCGTTTATGCGGAGATGGGCAGCGTGAATCCGGTTTTCGTATTACCCGAAATGTTACGCGTTAACGCGGAAGCTTTCGCCGCGCAATATCTCCAGTCGCTTACGCTCGGTGTGGGCCAGTTCTGCACCAATCCCGGCGTGCTGGTTGTTGCGGGCGACGCCGGTCCGCTGATGGCTGCCCTGCAGCAAGGGATCGCCCAGCTGAAGGCTGGCGTGATGCTTACGCCGGGCATCCTATCCGCTTACCAGTCAGGCTTGCAGCGGATGGCCGGGCAGGGCGCCCTGCCGGTAGGGAAAGCCCCGGAAGAAACCGGAAAAGCCGCGCCGGTCGTGATGCATACCGTATTCAGCAACGTTATCGGCAACCCGGCGATCCTGCATGAAGTGTTCGGCCCCGCCGGGTTGGTGGTGCAATGCAGCAACACCGATGAGCTGCACGCTTTTGCCGCCTCCCTGGAAGGCCAGCTGACCGCCACCATCCACGGCACACCCGCCGACCTCGAAGCGCATGCCGGGCTGGTGGATGTTCTACGCGAGAAAGCCGGCCGCCTCCTCGTCAACGGTTTCCCAACGGGCGTGGCGGTGAACCATGCGATGGTGCACGGCGGCCCCTGGCCCGCGGCAACGCCTGCTGCCGGTACGTCCGTGGGCACGGGGTCTATTTACCGTTTTACCCGGCCGGTATGCTTCCAGGATTTCCCGGAGGGCCTGCTGCCGGAAGCGCTCCGCAACGAAAACCCGCTCCGGATCTGGCGCCTGGCCAACGGAGACTGGTCGCGCGAGGCGCTTTCCTGA
- a CDS encoding SDR family oxidoreductase, which translates to MDLGLQDKIIIVTGGAKGIGAAISAVLAQEGAVPVIIGRSETDNLQHLSQIQSMGGKGWQVAAELTDPEACKRAVEAVAKKFGRIDGLVNNAGINDGVGLASGSYEGFMQSLHRNLVHYYLMAHHALPLLKESRGSIVNISSKTAETGQGNTSAYAAANGGRNALTREWAVELLPWSIRVNAIIVAESWTPLYENWINTFEDRETKLKGIVSRIPLENRMTTPEEIAGMAAFLLSSQSSHTTGQLIHVDGGYVHLDRALQSPQP; encoded by the coding sequence ATGGACCTTGGCTTACAGGACAAAATTATTATCGTAACCGGCGGCGCCAAAGGCATTGGCGCCGCCATTTCCGCCGTACTGGCGCAGGAAGGCGCTGTGCCCGTCATCATCGGCCGGAGCGAAACCGACAACCTGCAGCATCTTTCCCAAATTCAATCCATGGGCGGCAAAGGCTGGCAGGTAGCCGCGGAACTTACGGACCCGGAAGCCTGCAAACGCGCCGTGGAAGCCGTTGCGAAAAAATTCGGGCGGATCGACGGGCTCGTGAACAATGCCGGCATCAACGACGGCGTAGGGCTTGCTTCCGGATCGTACGAAGGATTCATGCAATCGCTGCACCGTAACCTCGTCCATTATTACCTGATGGCGCACCATGCATTGCCTTTGCTGAAAGAAAGCCGCGGTTCCATCGTCAACATCAGTTCCAAAACCGCGGAAACCGGCCAGGGTAACACCTCTGCCTATGCGGCGGCCAACGGCGGCAGGAACGCCCTCACCCGCGAATGGGCGGTGGAACTGCTGCCCTGGAGCATCCGCGTCAACGCCATTATCGTCGCGGAATCCTGGACTCCGCTGTATGAAAACTGGATCAATACTTTCGAAGACAGGGAAACCAAACTCAAAGGCATCGTATCCCGCATACCGCTGGAAAACAGGATGACCACGCCGGAAGAGATCGCAGGAATGGCCGCGTTCCTGCTTTCCTCCCAATCCAGCCATACCACCGGTCAGCTCATTCACGTAGATGGCGGGTACGTCCATCTCGACCGTGCATTACAATCTCCTCAACCTTAA
- a CDS encoding altronate dehydratase family protein, giving the protein MRQQTLQIHPADNVIVALQDVPKGAALSGVTALRDVSAKHKLTTTFIPKDGDIIMYGVLVGHANEDLPAGELITTANIRHASGNFGVRTERQTQWNQPDVAAWKDRSFLGYHRTDGRVGTGNYWIILPLVFCENRNVQLLHETLIKGLGYHKGNPYETLLHEMLHGNAGASAHNGVNSQRPFPNITGIKLLTHTMGCGGTKDDTRALCGLLAGYVTHPNVAGATVLSLGCQNAQISMLREEIEKRSPGYDRPLAILEQQQEGTEKALMEQAMRQTFDGLAKANAQERQPAPLSKLIVGMECGGSDGFSGISANPAVGKVADRIVALGGSVILSEFPELCGVEQELSDRCTSMELAEKYTGLMKTYASRAEAVGSGFDSNPSAGNIRDGLITDAIKSAGAARKGGSSPVTDVIDYPGWVQRPGLALLCTPGSDVESTTAEVGAHANVVLFTTGLGTPTGNPVTPVLKLSTNSRLAAKMPDIIDLDTGPVINGDETLDQAADRIMELLIYSASGHYTAKAQVLEQDDFIPWKRGVSL; this is encoded by the coding sequence ATGCGCCAGCAAACACTCCAGATTCATCCCGCCGACAACGTCATCGTAGCCCTGCAAGACGTTCCCAAAGGTGCGGCGTTAAGCGGCGTCACCGCGCTCCGCGACGTGTCCGCCAAACATAAACTGACGACAACATTCATCCCCAAAGACGGCGACATCATTATGTACGGCGTGCTCGTAGGGCATGCCAACGAAGACCTCCCGGCCGGGGAACTCATCACCACCGCCAACATCCGCCACGCATCCGGCAATTTCGGTGTTCGCACGGAGCGGCAAACCCAATGGAACCAACCGGATGTTGCGGCGTGGAAAGACCGCAGCTTCCTCGGGTACCACCGTACCGACGGCCGCGTAGGTACCGGCAATTACTGGATCATCCTGCCGCTGGTGTTCTGCGAAAACAGGAACGTGCAGCTGTTACACGAAACGCTGATCAAAGGGCTCGGCTATCATAAAGGCAATCCCTACGAAACCCTCCTGCACGAAATGCTTCACGGCAACGCAGGCGCTTCCGCGCACAACGGCGTCAATTCCCAGCGCCCCTTCCCTAATATTACCGGGATCAAACTGCTGACGCACACGATGGGCTGCGGTGGAACGAAAGACGACACCCGCGCCCTTTGCGGACTGCTGGCCGGTTACGTGACGCACCCCAACGTTGCGGGCGCCACAGTGCTGAGCCTGGGTTGCCAGAATGCGCAGATCAGCATGCTGCGAGAAGAAATTGAAAAAAGATCGCCGGGATACGACCGTCCGCTCGCGATCCTCGAACAGCAACAGGAAGGAACGGAAAAGGCATTGATGGAACAGGCCATGCGCCAGACGTTCGACGGCCTCGCAAAAGCCAACGCACAGGAGCGCCAGCCCGCGCCGCTCAGCAAACTGATCGTGGGCATGGAGTGCGGCGGCAGCGACGGGTTTTCAGGCATTTCCGCCAATCCGGCCGTGGGCAAGGTGGCCGACAGGATCGTGGCGCTTGGGGGATCGGTGATTCTATCCGAATTCCCGGAACTATGCGGCGTAGAGCAGGAACTCAGCGACCGCTGCACCAGTATGGAACTGGCGGAGAAATATACCGGCCTGATGAAAACATACGCCAGCCGCGCGGAAGCCGTGGGCTCGGGGTTCGATTCCAATCCATCCGCCGGCAACATCCGCGACGGTCTTATTACCGACGCTATCAAATCCGCCGGTGCAGCAAGGAAAGGAGGCTCCTCCCCTGTTACCGACGTGATCGATTATCCCGGGTGGGTACAGCGGCCGGGGCTGGCATTGCTCTGCACGCCCGGCAGCGATGTGGAATCCACCACGGCTGAAGTGGGCGCGCATGCGAACGTGGTGCTTTTTACCACCGGGCTTGGTACACCTACCGGCAACCCGGTAACGCCGGTTTTGAAGCTGTCCACCAATTCGCGCCTGGCGGCTAAAATGCCGGATATCATCGACCTCGATACCGGGCCGGTCATCAATGGCGACGAAACCCTCGACCAGGCGGCCGACCGGATCATGGAGCTGCTCATATATTCCGCCAGCGGCCATTACACCGCCAAAGCGCAGGTTTTGGAACAGGATGACTTCATCCCCTGGAAACGCGGCGTTTCCCTTTAA
- a CDS encoding DUF6786 family protein, protein MKPFFMACLLTAGIAGCQPSPGDSSGKPSNFGEDAAFLRQHLKNVVVLQLPGDSSRVLVTGDYQARVMTSSANGDTGNSFGWINYDLVASGKLAPHINAFGGEERFWLGPEGGQYALFFPPGKPYTFDNWQTPGLIDTAHYEVRSETPGEVSYAYAGSIQNHAGYTFHLGVERTIRLLDRQHTGERLGFIIPDGLRSVAYETENVITNAGDSAWQEQSGLPSIWLLGMFKPSDQTAVIAPFQPGADARGQITDDYFGKIPVRNLQVSDSVLLFRADGNARGKLGIAPGIAKPGAGSIDLANNSITVLLYTVEPEGKYVNSKWEDQAEPYKGDAVNCYNDGPLEDGTQMGPFYEVESSSDARALKPGESLRYRQVTMHFEGEPPALQALASQLWQLPLDSVRQFLQQK, encoded by the coding sequence ATGAAACCATTCTTCATGGCATGCTTACTTACCGCCGGGATCGCAGGCTGCCAGCCTTCTCCCGGCGACTCATCCGGAAAGCCCTCCAACTTCGGCGAAGACGCCGCTTTCCTCCGGCAGCATCTCAAAAACGTGGTGGTACTGCAACTCCCGGGCGACAGCAGCCGCGTGCTCGTTACCGGCGATTACCAGGCGCGTGTGATGACCAGTTCCGCAAACGGCGATACCGGCAACAGTTTCGGCTGGATCAATTACGACCTGGTGGCTTCCGGCAAGCTGGCGCCGCACATCAACGCCTTCGGCGGGGAAGAGCGCTTCTGGCTCGGGCCCGAAGGCGGCCAATACGCGCTGTTCTTCCCTCCAGGGAAGCCCTACACGTTCGACAACTGGCAAACGCCCGGGCTCATCGATACCGCACATTACGAAGTTCGGTCGGAAACGCCCGGCGAAGTATCGTACGCCTATGCCGGCAGCATTCAAAACCATGCGGGCTATACTTTTCACCTCGGAGTAGAGCGCACCATCCGCCTCCTCGACCGTCAGCACACCGGCGAAAGGCTTGGGTTCATCATACCTGACGGGCTGCGCAGCGTAGCGTATGAAACGGAAAACGTCATCACCAACGCAGGCGACAGCGCATGGCAGGAACAATCCGGACTCCCGAGCATCTGGCTGCTGGGCATGTTCAAACCTTCGGACCAGACGGCCGTGATTGCGCCTTTCCAGCCCGGCGCCGATGCGCGCGGCCAGATCACCGACGATTACTTCGGGAAAATACCCGTCCGCAACCTGCAGGTGAGCGACAGCGTGCTGCTCTTCCGTGCCGACGGGAATGCCCGCGGCAAGCTGGGCATCGCACCCGGCATCGCGAAACCGGGTGCGGGCAGCATCGACCTCGCCAACAATTCCATCACCGTGCTCCTTTACACGGTGGAACCGGAAGGGAAATATGTGAATTCGAAGTGGGAAGACCAGGCAGAACCTTACAAAGGCGATGCCGTGAACTGTTACAATGACGGTCCGTTGGAAGACGGCACGCAGATGGGACCATTCTATGAAGTGGAATCGTCTTCCGACGCGCGGGCGCTGAAGCCCGGGGAATCGCTGCGGTACCGGCAGGTCACGATGCACTTCGAAGGCGAGCCTCCGGCACTGCAAGCCCTCGCATCCCAATTGTGGCAACTTCCGCTGGATT